A genomic region of Alicyclobacillus sp. SO9 contains the following coding sequences:
- the ilvN gene encoding acetolactate synthase small subunit has product MSRIVSAIVNNHPGVLNRITGMFLRKNFNIQSITVGTTEVDGLSRMTFVIGTDDSRVMEQVTKQLHKQIDVIKVNDITDQPIVARELVLIKVFVPPAQRAEVNNLIHPFRASIIDVGRESITVEATGKSEKIEALIALLRPYGIQELARTGLTAFTRDQSSVSEGLRVSKNSTLVI; this is encoded by the coding sequence ATGAGCCGCATTGTCAGTGCGATTGTGAACAATCATCCTGGTGTTTTAAATCGCATTACCGGTATGTTTCTTCGAAAAAACTTCAACATCCAGAGTATTACCGTCGGGACGACGGAGGTTGACGGTCTGTCGCGTATGACATTCGTCATCGGAACCGATGATTCTCGAGTTATGGAACAAGTCACAAAACAACTGCATAAGCAGATTGATGTCATTAAGGTGAACGACATTACGGATCAGCCCATTGTGGCAAGAGAGCTTGTGTTGATAAAGGTTTTTGTTCCGCCGGCCCAGAGGGCAGAGGTGAATAACTTAATTCATCCTTTTAGAGCCTCCATCATCGATGTGGGGAGAGAGTCCATTACAGTGGAAGCTACCGGAAAATCGGAAAAGATTGAGGCACTCATCGCTTTGCTGCGCCCATACGGAATTCAGGAATTGGCACGAACGGGACTTACAGCTTTCACACGGGACCAGAGTTCCGTCAGCGAGGGACTAAGAGTATCCAAAAACTCAACCCTTGTTATTTAG
- the ilvB gene encoding acetolactate synthase large subunit gives MNTSLQQPERTSEKKSERTTLDGSHMLLESLRRESVEVVFGYPGGAMLNVYDALYDGGISHILSRHEQGSIHAAEGYARVTGKPGVVLATSGPGATNLVTGLADAMMDSLPLVVFTAQVATTVIGSDAFQEASVVGITMPITKHNYQVRDVEQLPRTIKEAFHIATHGRPGPVLIDLPKDISAAEGKFDYDKPVQLRGYQPTTVPHRLQIRKLSNAIRQAQRPVILAGAGVLHAKASEELLQFAEFYGIPVVNTLLGLGAFPGGHSLWLGMGGMHGTYAANTALYEADLLINIGARFDDRLTGNLEHFAPQATVAHVDIDPSEIGKNVPTQIPIVGDAKESLSMLMEESVQIGDISVWRTKLQNLQEAYPFWYVEDGTGLKPQRVVELVHDISNGNGVVVTDVGQHQMWAAQFHPFRDPHKWVTSGGLGTMGFGLPAAVGAQIGLPNEPVFALLGDGGFQMTMQELSVLVDHNLPVKVVILNNAALGMVRQWQQLFYKERYSHSLIPKQPDFSKLAEAYGIPAFVVDSEEDAAAALQQSMKIGGPVLIDCRIAPMENVYPMIAPGKGLHEMVGVKP, from the coding sequence ATGAATACAAGCCTTCAGCAGCCTGAGAGGACCAGCGAGAAGAAGTCCGAGAGGACCACTTTGGACGGCTCTCACATGCTGCTGGAATCACTGCGAAGAGAAAGTGTCGAAGTGGTTTTTGGATATCCTGGAGGAGCAATGTTAAATGTTTATGATGCGCTGTACGATGGAGGAATTTCTCACATTTTAAGCCGCCATGAACAAGGCTCCATTCATGCAGCTGAGGGATATGCAAGAGTCACAGGGAAGCCAGGGGTTGTACTTGCTACCTCGGGACCAGGGGCCACTAACCTGGTGACGGGACTTGCGGATGCAATGATGGATTCCCTTCCCCTCGTCGTGTTCACTGCGCAGGTGGCTACTACCGTGATTGGCTCCGATGCTTTTCAGGAGGCTTCGGTAGTCGGAATCACAATGCCGATTACGAAACACAATTATCAAGTCCGGGATGTTGAACAACTCCCTCGAACAATTAAGGAAGCATTTCACATTGCCACACACGGCCGTCCTGGCCCAGTCTTGATTGACCTGCCAAAAGACATTTCCGCTGCAGAGGGCAAGTTTGACTACGATAAGCCTGTGCAGCTAAGAGGGTACCAACCTACGACCGTTCCTCATCGCTTGCAAATCCGGAAATTGAGCAATGCTATCAGACAAGCGCAGCGCCCTGTGATACTGGCTGGAGCTGGCGTTCTTCATGCGAAAGCCAGTGAAGAGTTGTTACAGTTTGCGGAGTTTTACGGCATCCCCGTAGTGAACACATTACTTGGGCTCGGGGCGTTTCCAGGAGGACACTCGCTGTGGCTTGGCATGGGCGGAATGCACGGCACATATGCGGCCAATACGGCGTTGTACGAAGCTGATTTGCTCATCAATATCGGTGCAAGGTTTGATGACAGACTTACTGGAAATCTAGAACACTTCGCACCTCAAGCCACGGTTGCGCACGTCGATATTGATCCGTCGGAGATTGGAAAGAATGTTCCGACGCAAATTCCAATTGTCGGCGATGCCAAGGAATCCCTGAGTATGCTCATGGAAGAATCGGTACAAATCGGCGACATATCGGTTTGGCGGACAAAACTGCAAAATTTGCAGGAAGCTTACCCCTTCTGGTATGTGGAGGATGGCACAGGTCTGAAACCCCAGCGCGTTGTCGAACTGGTTCACGACATTTCCAATGGGAACGGTGTTGTTGTCACGGACGTGGGACAGCATCAGATGTGGGCTGCACAGTTTCATCCTTTTCGGGATCCTCATAAATGGGTCACGTCGGGCGGTCTGGGAACCATGGGCTTTGGACTGCCGGCAGCCGTGGGTGCACAAATTGGTTTGCCGAATGAGCCTGTGTTTGCCCTATTAGGGGACGGCGGCTTTCAGATGACCATGCAGGAACTGTCGGTACTGGTTGATCACAACCTGCCTGTCAAGGTTGTCATTTTAAACAATGCAGCACTGGGAATGGTCCGTCAGTGGCAGCAACTGTTTTACAAAGAGCGCTACTCGCACTCCTTGATTCCCAAGCAGCCTGACTTTTCTAAGCTGGCCGAGGCCTATGGCATTCCGGCGTTTGTAGTGGACTCTGAAGAGGATGCTGCAGCTGCTTTACAGCAGAGCATGAAAATTGGTGGCCCCGTGTTAATTGACTGTCGCATCGCACCGATGGAGAATGTGTACCCCATGATTGCGCCTGGTAAAGGCCTGCACGAGATGGTGGGGGTGAAACCATGA